GGCGAGATCACGAAAGCGGCGAAGAGTGATCTAGGGGAACATGGCGACCTGTGATAATGGGCGCCACCCCATTCCATTGTTCCAGCCTCGAGGTCCGGTTGCCAAAGCACTTtgacaaaccaacggacatgaggtatgacgGAATCCAAGACCCGCAGGAGCACCTCACGGactttgaggccaggatgaaccttgAGGGAGTAGAAGATGAAGTAAGGTGCTGCGCCTTCCCAGTCACCCTGGCAGGGCCTGCAATACGGTGGTTCAACAGCCTCCCGCAGGGCTCGGTGGTCGGCTTCTCGGATATTAGCCACGCCTTCCTAGCCCAATTCACCACCAGAATCGCGAAGGCAAAGCACCCGATCAATCTGCTCGGCGTGACTCAGAGGAGGGGCGAGCCGACCAGGAAGTATCTAGACCGGTTCAATGATGAGTGCTTGGAGATCAAGTGGTTAACTGATTCGGTAGCTAGTCTCTGTCTGACAAACGGGCTCCTTAACGAGGACTTCAGAAAGCACCTCACCACGAAGCTGGTCTGGACGATGCAAGAGATCCAAATTGTAGCCAAGGAATACATTAACGATGAGGAAATCAGTCAAGTTGTGGCTGCCAACAAGCGGTAGCCCTCTTACAATCAACCCAGGTAGCACGGTAACGGAGAAAAGCAGAAGGAACATGCCAGAGATGGCGGTCCGAGCAAGACACCCAGACCATTTTCTTGCATCAGAAAATTTACCAATTACACTCCCCTCACTCTCCCCATCATAGAAGTTTACCAGCAGATAGCCGAGAAGGGAATCTTGTCAAAGCCTCGACCTCTGAAGGACCGAACCGAGGGGAACAAGAGCCTCTAATGTgattatggtgcacgaaattgcaatcacacttttgcaatcccgcacaactaaccagcaagtgtactgggtcgtccaagtaataccttgcgtgagcaagggtcgatcccacagagattgtcggcttgaagcaagctatggttatcttgtaaatcttagtcaggatatcagaaattatcaggattgattgtgaaaagcaaaagaacatgaaatgattacttgttttgcagtaatggagaataggttgaggtttggagatgctccatcttctgaatctctgctttcctactgtcttcttcttcaaacacgcaagtctccttccatggcaagctatatgtagggtttcaccgttgtcaatggctacctcccatcctctcagtgaaagcgattgcatatgctctgtcacagcatagcggaattcatctgtcggttctcaatcaggccggaatagaatccagtgattcttttgcgtctgtcactaacgccccgccttcaggagtttgaagcacgtcacagtcattcaatcattgaatcctactcagaataccacagacaaggtttagaccttccggattctcttgaatgccgccatcaattctagcttataccacgaagattccggttaaagaacccaagagataactacttaatctaaggtagaacggaggtggttgtcaggcacgcgttcatagttgagaatgatgatgattgtcacggatcatcacattcatccggattaagaacaagtattatcttagaatggaagcaagcatgattgaatgagaaacagtagtaattgcattaatccatcaagacacagcagagctcctcacccccaaccatggggtttagagactcatgctgtggaagatacacaaagaaaagtgtaaagtgtcatgaggtcataaggtccagatacaatgtcaaaagatcctattaatagtaaactagtagcctagggtgtacagaaatgagtaaatgacgtaaaaatccacttctgggtccacttggtgtgtgcttgggctgagcaatgaagcattttcgtgtagagaccttttctggagttaaacgccagctttcatgccagtttgggcgtttaactccaagttttatgccagttccggcgtttaacgctggaatttctgaggctgatttgccacgccggtttgggccatcaaatcttgggcaaagtatggactatcatatattgctggaaagcccaggatgtctactttccaacgccgttgagagcgcgccaattgggcttctgtagctccagaaaatccgcttcgagtgcagggaggtcagaatccaacagcatccgcagtcctttttggtctcggaatcagatttttgctcaggaccctcaatttcagccagaaaatacctgaaatcacagaaaaacacacaaactcatagtaaagtccagaaaagtgaattttagctaaaaactaataaaaatatactaaaaactaactagattatactaaaaacacactaaaaacaatgccaaaaagcatacaaattatccgctcatcacaacaccaaacttaaattgttgcttgtccccaagcaacggaaaatcaaaataggataaaaagaagagaatatactatagactcctgatgagcggataatttatatgctttttggcattgttttcatatagtttttagtaagtttgagctacctttagggatgttttcattagtttttatgttaaattcacatttctggactttactatgagtttgtgtgtttttctgtgatttcaggtaaattctgactgaaattgagggatttgagcaaaactctgaagaaggctgacaaaaggactgctgatgctgttggattctgacctccctgcactcgaaatggattttctggagctacagaactccaattggcgcgctctcaacggcattggaaagtagacatccagggctttccagcaatatataatagtccatattttattcgaataatgacgacgtaacttggcgttaaacgccaagttcatgctgctgtctggagttaaacgccagaaaaacgtcattatccggagttgaacgcccaaaacacgtcataacctggagtttgacgccaagaaatgccttagctcgtggaatgatcaagctcagcccaagcatacaccaagtgggccccggaagtggatttatgcatcaattacttactcatgtaaaccctagtagctagtctagtatatataggacatttatctattgtattagacatctttgatctcagttttgttttattcttcatcttaggggatcattgatcatgttagagagggctggccattcggccatgcttggactctttgcttatgtattttcaacggtggagtttctgcacaccatagattaagggtgtggagctctgctgtacctcaagtattaatgaaattctattatcttttattcaattctctatcttattcttattccaagatattcattcatacccaagaacatgataaatgtgatgagtcagattaacctcattatcattctcacttatgaatgtacgtgattgacaaccacttccgttctacatgcaacagagcttgaatgcgtatctcttagattccccaacagaatcttcgtggtataagctagatagatggcggcatttatgaggatccggaaagtctcaccttgtctgtggtattccgagtaggattccggtaatgaatgactgtgacgtgcttcaaactttaacctgctgggcgttagtgacaaacgcaaaagagggattctattccagtaggagcgggaaccaaccggtgattagccgtactgtgacagagtgcgtgcattagttttcactgcgaggatgggatgtagccattagccatgggtgatgcctccagactggttagctgtgcgagtgacagccgcacagggtatttccccgagaggaagaaagtagccacagttgatggtgaacccctatacaaagcttgccatggaaaagagtaagaaggattgagtagaagcagtaggagggcAGGCGTctgagagctctacagcatctccatccgcttatctgaaattcccaccaatgaatctgcataagtgttctatccttttattatattctattttattatttcttctttaaaattcgaaaacccataaactattttaatctgcctgactgagatttacaaggtgaccatagcttgcttcataccaacaatctctgtggattcgacccttactcacgtaaggtttattacttggacgacccagtacacttgctggttagttgaacggagttgtgaaaataaacaatgtcaTCAGAGTATAcaaaaagaatagtgatcacaatttcgtccaccaagtttttggcgccgttgccggggattgttcgagtatggacaactgacggttcatcttgttgctcagattaggtacttttcttttcaaaaatctttttcaaaaactttcttTGACTTTTcgtttttacaaattttattttcgaaaaaaaataataataaaatacaaaaaaaatagaaaatcataaaaatcaaaaatattttgtgtttcttgtttgagtattgtgttaatttttaagtttggtgtcaattgcatgcttttaaaatttttcttgcattttttgaaaatttcatgcattcatagtgttcttcatgatcttcaagttgttcttgacaagtcttcttgtttgatcttgatgatttcttgttttgtgttgtttgttgtttttcatgtgcatttttgcattcatattttccatgcattaaagatttttaagtttggtgtcttgcatattttccttgcatcaaaatttttcaaaattatgttcttgatgttcatcatgatcttcaaagtgttcttggtgttcatcttgacattcatagcattcttgcatgcatcttgtgtcttgatccaaaattttcatgttttgggtcatttttgtgtttttcattaaaaatttaaaaaatcaaaaaaatatcttttccttatttccctccaaaatttcgaaattttggtttgacttggtcaaaaattttcaaaattagttgtttcttacaagtcaagacaaaatttcaatttttaaaaatcttatcttttcaaaatctttttcaaaaatcatatctttttcatttttttataattttcgaaaatttcaaaaaattctttttcaaaatattttcaaaatctttttcttatcttttatatctaattttcgaaaattaactaacaagtaatgtgattggttcaaaaatttgaagtttgttactttcttgttaagaaaggttcaatctttaagttctagaatcttatcttgtagtttcttgttagctaagtctttttaaaaaattaaatctttttcaaaatatctttttattaaaatttttatcttatctttttatcttttatcttatctttttcaaaatttttatctttttcaaaatttgatttcaaaatatcttatctaacttcttatcttcttatatttttcaaattttgatttcaaatctttttcaatcaactaactaactttttggttgtttcttatctttttcaaaaccacctaactacttttccctctctaattttcaaaaattctccctctctttttcaaaaattcttttttgttttaaattttaattttaaacttatcttatctttaattttcgaaaatcactaactctttttcaaaaattattttcgaaaatttctattctcctctcttattctatttaattaattaaattactaacacgtctcttcacctctcttcatctaaaaatccgaattctttttctttcttatacccctttcttcttctactaacataagggaatctctatactgtgacatagaggattcctctttcttttcttgttttcttctctctttcttatgagcaggaacaaggataaaggcactcttgttgaagctgatccagaacctgaaaggactctgaagagaaaattaagagaagctaaattacaacaatccagaaataacctttcagaaattttcgaacaggagaaggagatggcagccgaaaataataataataataatgcaaggaaaatgcttggtgacttcacaaagccaacatccaagtttgatggaagaagcatctccattcctgccattggagccaataactttgagcttaagcctcaactagttgctttaatgcaacaaaactgcaagttttatggacttccatctgaagatccttatcagttcttaactgagttcttgcaggtctgtgatactgtaaagacaaatggagttaatcctgaagtctacagactcatgcttttcccttttgctgtaagagacagagctagaatatggttggattcacaacctaaggatagtctggactcctgggataagctggtcactgccttcttggataaattctttcctcctcaaaagctgagcaagctgagagtggatgttcaaaccttcaaacaaaaagatggtgaatccctctatgaagcttgggaaagatacaagcagctgaccaagagatgtccatctgatatgttttcagaatggaccctattagatatattctattatggtctctctgaattttcgaaaatgtcattggaccattctgcaggtggatctattcacctgaagaaaacgcctgaagaggctcaagaactcattggcatggttgcaaacaaccagttcatgtacacctctgagaggaattccatgaataatggggtccctcagaagaaaggagttcttgaaattgatgctctgaatgccatattggctcagaacaaaatgttgactcaacaggtcaacataatctctcaaaatctgaatggattgcaacatgcatccaacagtactagagaggcagcttctgaagaagcttatgatcctgagaaccctgccatggcagaggttaattacttaggtgaaccttatggaaacacctataactcatcatggagaaatcatccaaatttctcatggaaggatcaacaaaaacctcaacaaggttttaacaatggtggacgcaataggctgaataatagtaagccatatccatcatcttctcagcaacagacagagaatgctgaacaaaataattctaatttagctaatatagtctctgatctgtcaaaggccactttcagtttcatgaatgaaaccagatcctccattagaaatttggaggcacaagtaggccagctgagtaagaaagttattgaaactcctcccagtattctcccaagcaatacagaagaaaatccaaaaggagaatgcaaggccattgacttagtcaatgtggccgaatgcatcaaggaggaggaggacgaaaatcctagtgagaaagacctcctgggacgttcctcaagcaagaaggagttccctattaaggatcctgagaaatctgaggctcatacagagaccatagagattccattaaatctccttctgccattcatgagctctgactattattcatcctctgaagaggatgaagatgtgactggagagcaagttgctcaatatttaggagctatcatgaagctgaatgccaaactatttggtaatgagacttgggaaagtgaacctcccttgctcattagtgacttagatacttggattcaggaaactctacctcaaaagaaacaagatcctggcaagttcttaataccttgcaccattggcaccatgagctgtGAAAAAGCTCtttgtgatcttgggtcagggataaatctgatgccactctctgtaatggagaagctgggaatcattgaggtacaacctgccttgttctcattacaattggcagataagtcaatgagacaagcttatggaacagtagaggacgtgctagtaaaggttgaaggcttttacatccctactgatttcataatcctagatactaggaaggaagatgatgaatgcatcatcctaggaagacctttcctagccacagcagaagatgtgatagatgtcaacagaggagagttagtccttcaattaaatggggaataccttgtgtttcaagcacatggtcatccctctgtgacaaaagagagtaagcatgaagagcttctctcagttcaaggtcaagaagggcccacacagtcaaactctaagtttggtgttgtgaggccacaaccaaactctaagtt
The sequence above is drawn from the Arachis hypogaea cultivar Tifrunner chromosome 4, arahy.Tifrunner.gnm2.J5K5, whole genome shotgun sequence genome and encodes:
- the LOC112794823 gene encoding uncharacterized protein → MGATPFHCSSLEVRLPKHFDKPTDMRYDGIQDPQEHLTDFEARMNLEGVEDEVRCCAFPVTLAGPAIRWFNSLPQGSVVGFSDISHAFLAQFTTRIAKAKHPINLLGVTQRRGEPTRKYLDRFNDECLEIKWLTDSVASLCLTNGLLNEDFRKHLTTKLVWTMQEIQIVAKEYINDEEISQVVAANKR